Sequence from the Microcoleus sp. FACHB-831 genome:
TCCCACTAAGCGAGGAGTTTCGCCCGGTTGCAGAGCAGCCCGCACTTCCTCAACTGCACGTTCTAGAGTTCCTTTAATATAAGCTTGCAAAAACTGGAATTCGGCGTTGCTGATGGGGTCGGTGGTGATGTACTCGCTGGTAAGTCGCACAGCGCCTATCTTAGTGCTGGTGAGCGATCGCGGTTCGTGGCTATCTCCCAAAATTAATTCTGTTGAGCCGCCACCAATGTCAATAATAATGTGGGATTGTCCGTCAAATTCCATCCCCGACAATACGCCGAGGTAAATCCGTCGTGCTTCTTCTTGTCCGGAGATCAGGTTGACAAGCAGACCCAACTCTGACTTGATGTATTTAATAAAGTCGCGTCCGTTGGGTGCTTCTCGCACTGCGCTGGTGGCGACGGCAATTATTTGTTCGGCTTTGAAACTCTTGGCGATTTCTTGACAGCGCCGCAGGGATGCGATCGCGCGTTCCATTACTGCGGCTTTCAGATCGCCAGTATCAGGATCGCGATCGCCTAACCTTACTGTGTCTTTCTCTCTAGCAACAATCGTAAAAGCAGGCAGATCCGGTTGAATCCGCACCACTACCATGTGAATCGAATTCGTACCAATGTCAATAGCTGCAAGAACGCGCTCTTGTTCCCCCATCTGAGGAACATTCACCAAACTATCCCCCGTTTGTGCGAGTAAATCAACCATTGTCTTTGTACCCAGCGCCACAACCGCATTGCACTATCTATGCATAACGATATCTTTAAAAGGTAGATATTTATGAACCTGTTTTTTTTAACTAACAACTACTCAAGAGTATGGTGACGACTCCACAACCACAATCTGAACCTACATGGCTGACTATTATTCGGCTTCTGCGGTGGGATAAGCCAGCAGGACGCCTAATTTTGATGATTCCAGCGCTGTGGGCTGTCTTTTTGGCTGCACGAGGTACGCCACCGCTACCGCTTGTCGGCGTTATTGTTTTGGGCACTTTAGCTACCAGTGCGGCTGGTTGCGTTGCGAATGACTTGTGGGACAGGAATATCGATCCGCAAGTAGAAAGAACGCGATCGCGCCCCCTCGCTTCTCGCGCTTTGTCGGTACGGACGGGAATTGTAGTAGGCTTGATAGCTTTAATCTGCGCTGGCGTTCTGGCGCTGTATCTCAATCAGCTAACTTTTTGGTTGTGCGTTGCAGCCGTTCCCGTTATTCTCTTCTATCCTTCAGCCAAGCGCGTGTTCCCAGTTCCGCAACTTGTACTGGCGATCGCGTGGGGTTTTGGCGTCTTAATTAGTTGGACTGCTGTAACTGCACGCCTTGAAGAACCTATGTGGATTTTGTGGGGTGCAACGGTATTCTGGACGCTAGGCTTTGATACCGTATATGCAATGAGCGATCGCGAAGATGATAAGCGAATTGGCATCAACTCCAGCGCTTTATTTTTTGGCAAGTATGCTGCCGAAGCTGTTGGCGTATTCTTCACTTGCACTGTAATTTTACTGGAGTGGTTGGCTATTGTTATGGATCTTAAGCTAGGCTTTTGGCTAGCACTAGCAATTGCAACTACAGCATGGCTTTGGCAATATAGCCGACTTAGCCAAAAAGATATTCCCAGACCTGTTTACGCTGAAACTTTTCGCCAAAATGTCTGGATTGGATTTGTTTTACTTGCTGGTATAATTATCGGTTGTTTACCTTAGTTCGTAGGGTGGGCATTTCCCACCTTGTTGCTGCTTGTCTCTACGCGATCGCGCCTGCAATTTGCTTCATTACGCGCAGGCATTTCCCACCTTGCTGCTGCTTGTCTCTACGCGATCGCGCCTGCAATTTGCTTCATCACCCGCAGCACTTCGTATAACTCGTTGTTACTGCGTTTTGATATTGTAAACTCGTCTGACAGTGCGTACTGCTTCTCCTGAGCCGTCAGCTTAATAAAAATATAGTGCTGCCCATTCGTCACCATTCCAAAAGTTGGCCTTTCCGAGTGCGGGTTTGCCATCATATAAGCTAGAGCCTGCGGTATGGCAAAGGAAGCAGTAAAACCATAACGCTTTGCCTCAATTACCACTACCCAGAATTGATTTTGCACAACCAGGGCATCAATGCGTCCTTGTAAAACTACATCTTCGTCTTCAAGCTCTACTTTTACCGATGCCTCTCCCTTAATCTTAAAAGGTGGATCGCACAGCTGCACCAGTTCCAGAAGGGGAGACAGCATAATAATGTTAATCGTACCTTCTGTTATAGCACCATCCGCTGCATGGTAAAGGTAGCGATTTTTCAACCCGTTTAGCGATTCTTTTTCTTGCTCTGTGAGTTCGGGCAAACCCTCAAACCATTCTCTAAAAAAGTGATTATCCGTACTTTGGCTCAGGTTTAATTTGTCGTGCGCCTCGTTTAGGCTAGTAATTGCTTCTGTAATCCCAACTGCTTGAACCATATCTTTTATTCTTGCTTTTACATCTGATTAAATTATTTTAAACTAAACTATACTTCAAGACACATATCATTTTTTAATACCGAGCGCTTTCAAACAATTTGTAATTCAATTTTATGGGAAAAATTATTATGGGTGTCATGGGGCCAGGAGCCAATGCATCAGAAACAGACTTACAAAATGCCTATCAACTCGGTCAACTTATCGCCCAAGAAGGATGGGTTTTGCTGACTGGTGGTAGAAATGCTGGTGTTATGGATGCAGCGAATAAGGGTGCAAAAGCTGCAAATGGTCTAACTGTTGGAATTCTGCCCAATAACGACACTAATAATATTTCCGAAGCCGTAGATATTGCTATTGTCACGGATATGGGAAACGCTCGGAATAATATTAACGTTCTTTCTTCTAATGTTGTCATTGCTTGTGGGATGGGTGCGGGAACTGCATCAGAAGTAGCACTCGCCCTGAAGGGAAATAAACAAGTTATTTTGTTAACTGACTCTGAAGAAAGCAAGCTGTTTTTCAGAAGTTTATCGGCAGATAATATTTTTATTGCTAAGACGGCAAAAGCTGCTATTAAAATTGTCAAAGAACTTTTAACCCATTAATATTCTCCTCGAAGGAAGTTAGTGGGTTGACAAAGTACGCTATTTACTGTAAAAAATGACCAGCCGCCAGCAGATTATCGGCTTTTGGCTGTGTCTCCAGTTTTAAGCTAAAATCCTATGGTTAAGTTTTGTTTCAAGCGCTGTTGGCGCGATCGCTGGTAAACCTTAATACCAGAAATGCTAAAGCGACGGTATTCGCTTTAAGCTAAGAAGCAATTAAGAGAGGATTTCACTCAATGGCATTTGAACTACCCCCTTTACCTTACGACCAAGACGCCCTAGAACCGTCGGGTATGTCGGCTCGCACGCTTGAATTCCATTACGGCAAGCACCACGCTACTTACGTCAACACCCTCAACAACCTAGTCAAAGACACGGAACTAGCTGATAAGTCGCTTGAGGAAATCATCAAAGCAACCTTCAAAGACCCATCCAAAGCGGGTGTGTTCAACAACGCCGCTCAGGTGTGGAACCATACCTTCTACTGGAACGGCATCAAGCCTAACGGCGGCGGTTCGCCCAGCGGTGAACTAGCTGACAAAATTAACGCCAGCTTTGGCAGTCTTGATAAATTCAAAGAAGAGTTCAAAAACGCTGGTGCGACTCAGTTTGGTAGCGGTTGGGCGTGGCTTATCAAAGACGGCGACACCCTGAAAGTCACCAAGACCCCGAACGCGGAGAACCCGCTTGCTCACGGTCAAAGCGCCTTACTGACTATGGATGTTTGGGAACACGCCTACTATCTGGACTACCAGAACAGCCGTCCCAACTTCATGCAGAACTATGTAGACCATCTAATTAACTGGGACTTCGTTGCTCAAAATTTAGCTAACGCTGCCTAAGCAACTGCCTGTAATCTTAAGAAGATAGGGTGGGAATTTCCCACCCTATCTTTTTTAGTAAAAGGCTTTAATTATGGATAGCAAAGAATTAGCGTATTATCTCGAAGCAACAGATAGCATCTCAAAACCTTGGTTGTTAGTGCAACTGCGTCTGAAAAAACTTGAAGAGAGCCGCAGTATGGTTTCGCCTGAAGAATATGCGAGCATCTTAGCTGATATTCACGAAGATTTGATGAATCTTGGTGAATGGTGGCAGGGTCGGGAAGAAGAAGTATTTTAAGAGAGCGAGGCGTTGCTTTATTGTAAGAATTGGTGACGCCTCCATTCCCCCAAAGCCATGGCTAAACATAAGAAGACTGCGACAGAACTTAATCTTAGAGATCCGCAATATTACATCAGCCGAGAAACAAGCTGGTTAGAGTTTAACAGCAGAGTTTTGCATGAAGCTATCGACCCCCGGACGCCCCTGCTGGAACGTCTCAAGTTCATGGCTATTTTCAGTTCCAACTTAGATGAATACTTCATGGTGCGAGTCGCCGCTTTGAAGGAACAGCTAGAAGCCAAAGTAAGTAAACTGACGGCGGATGGCCGGACGCCCGGCGAACAGCTTGAGATAATCAGCTCTCGTCTGCGTCCTTTAGTAATTCAACAGCATCAACACTTTGAGCAGGCATTGCGGCGGCAGTTGTCGGCTAAAGGCATCCACATTGTTGACTATGTGGACTTGAACCAAGAACAGCGAACTTACCTGCAAAACTATTTTGACCAGCAAATTTTTCCCGTACTAACTCCTCTGGCTATCGACCCCTCGCATCCTTTTCCCTATATTTCCAACCTCAGCTTAAATCTGGCTGTAGTGGTAAAGGAACCAGAAACGGGAGAAGAATTGTTTGCCCGCATTAAAGTACCTAAGACGCTGCCCCGGTTTATGGCGCTACCAGAGGAGTTGCGCCAGCAGTTTTACGATCGCCCCTGCGTTTGGACGGGGGTTCCGCTAGAACAGGCGATCGCTCATAATCTAGAATCCCTATTTCCAGGGATGAACATTCAAGAATATCACCCCTTCCGTATCACACGCGATACAGATTTGGAACTAGAAGAAGATGAAGCCGACGATTTGCTGCTAGCCATTGAGCAAGAACTGCGTAAACGCCGCATTGGTGGCTCTGTGGTACGGATGGAACTTCAAAGCTCAATGCCCGAAGCAGTGCGAGGAATGCTGATGCGGGAAATGGGAATTTCAGATAGGGAAGTCTACGAAATTGATGGTTTGTTGGGATTGGGAGATTTAATGTCCTTGATGGAATTGCCACTCCCAGAACTTAAAGACCCAGCTTGGACGCCTGGAATACCCCCGCGCCTTCGCCGGATGAACGATCCGGATGATGATGAGGGTGAAGATTTTTTTAGCCTAATCCGCCAGCGCGATTTGATGGTTCACCATCCCTATCATTCTTTTGTCGCAACGGTGCAGCGCTTCATTACCCAGGCGGCGCACGATGCAAAGGTGCTGGCAATTAAAATGACGCTATACCGCACCTCTGGTGACTCGCCTATTCTTAACGCCTTGATTGCGGCTGCTGCGAATGGCAAGCAGGTGGCGGTTTTGGTGGAACTAAAAGCCCGTTTTGATGAAGAAAATAATATCAACTGGGCGCGTAAGTTAGAACAAGCTGGAGTTCATGTGGTTTACGGTCTGGTGGGGCTAAAGACTCACACCAAAGTGGTTTTAGTGGTGCGTCGCGAAGATGACCGCATTCGTCGTTATGTCCATGTTGGGACTGGCAATTACAACCACAGGACAGCGCGAATTTATACAGATTTGGGCTTAATAAGCTGTCGCGAGGAACTAGGTGCAGATTTGACGGATTTGTTTAATTATTTGACTGGTTACTCGCGCCAGCGGTCTTATCGCAAGTTGTTGGTAGCACCTGTAAATATGCGCGATCGCTTCCTTGGATTGATCCACCGCGAAATCGATTGCGCCCACAACGGTCAACACGCCCGCATTGTCGCTAAAATGAATGCCCTTGTAGACCCCCAAATGATTGCAGCCCTCTACGAGGCGTCGCGGGCTGGCGTTCAAATTGATTTGATTATCAGGGGAATTTGCTGTCTGCGTCCAGGAGTGGAAGGCATCAGCGAAAATATCCGCGTTATGAGTATCGTGGGGCGCTTTTTAGAACACTCGCGTATTTACTATTTTCATAACGGAGGACAAGAAGAAGTTTATATTGGCAGCGCAGACTGGATGACACGCAATTTAGATCGGCGAGTCGAAGCGATCGCGCCTATTGAAGATCCAGAAATGTCCAAAGACCTCCAAGAAATACTCGGAGTTATGTTAGCCGATAACCGTCAATCCTGGGATTTACAACCCGATGGTCGCTACCTTCAACGGCGCCCCACTGAAGAGTCCCCCGAACAAAATGCTCAAAAAATATTGATGGAAATGGCTAATAGCTAATTGGTAATTGGGCATGGGGCATGGCAATCAACACTGGACAATGAATAATTATGAGCGCTGAAATTATTTGCGTTGGCACCGAACTGTTGCTGGGCGATATTCTCAATACCAATGCCCAATTTTTAGCCCAACAACTGGCAACTCTGGGAATCCCCCACTTCTATCAAACCGTAGTGGGAGATAATCCAGAGCGCATTAAGCAAGTTATTGACATTGCGCTTAACCGCAATTCGCAAATTCTCATCTTCACGGGCGGTCTTGGCCCTACCCCCGACGATCTTACAGTCGAGACTATTGCTGACTTTTTTGGCGTCGGTCTAGTTGAAAAACCAGAAATTATAGAAGACATCCTCCGCAAATACGCTTCTCGCGATCGCGAAATGACGCCCAGCAACCGCAAACAAGCCCTCATCCCTGAAGGAGCAGAAATTTTGCCCAATCCGGGGGGAACTGCCCCCGGTATCATCTGGCGGGTGGGGGGTGCAACTATTCTCACGTTTCCAGGCGTGCCGTCGGAAATGCAACGGATGTGGCAAGAAACGGCTGTTCCTTATCTTAAAAGCCAAGGCTGGGGTAAGGATATTATTTACAGTCGGTCGTTGAAGTTTTGGGGTATTGCGGAGTCTGCATTAGCTGAGAAAGTTGATGCGTTCTTGAATATGCAGAATCCAACTGTTGCGCCTTATGCCGGAATGGGCGAGGTGAGGTTGCGCGTTTCTGCTTTAGCTAAATCGGAAGAGGAAGCGCAGCAACTTATAGAACCTGTCGCGCAACAGTTGCAACAAATTGGGGGACTTAATTATTACGGTGCTGACGATGACACCCTCGCCTCTGTTGTTGGTAGTTTGTTGCAAGCGGAGGGTGAGACGCTTGCTGTAGCGGAGTCATGCACGGGTGGGGGTTTGGGTAGTATGTTGACGGCTGTTTCTGGTAGTTCTAATTACTTCTGGGGTGGGGTTATTTCTTATGACAATAAGGTGAAAATTTCCATGCTGGGCGTCAATCCGGAAGATTTAGCCCAATCTGGTGCTGTTAGCGAAACGGTTGCCAAACAAATGGCACAGGGGGTGCGATCGCGTCTCTCAACTACTTGGGGACTAAGTATCACTGGCATTGCTGGGCCTGGTGGCGGAAGCGAAACTAAGCCTGTGGGTCTAGTTTACATTGGCCTGGCGGGGCCGGATGACTATGTAGAAAGCGTGAAATATCAGTTAGGCCAACAGCGCGATCGCGCCTCGATTCGCTTGGTGGCTGCTTGTAACGCTCTCGACCAACTGCGGCGCAAGTTATTGGCAAGATCGTTATCCTCTCGCTAGTAAGAATTACTCAAAAATATACTCTTAGCAAGCAATTCCTCAATGTTTAAGAACATTTCTCCCTTGTCAATAGCGCAAGTATGAAAAAATTGTTAATTTTTAATTGATATGTTAAAAATCTGAAGCCTGGATTGGCGCAAACTCGTCTATAGAGAGAGTGGGATGCTCTTAATAGTTGTGCTAGGCTTAAAGTAAATACAAACTACCACGCGAAACTAAAGTTTCAAAGTGGTAATCGGATAGCAAAAAAGGCTTGTATAAAGCATCATATGCTATGCCCCGATTGGGGTGGGGCGTGTTATCCAGCACAAAAATATATGGTGCTTGTGAAAGCGCCATCGGCGCACGCAACCCCCCAAAAACCCTTGCCCATCTGTCAATTAAAATCCTGGTTGTATTGCAGGAGCCGTTGGTTCAATGGATGATTATATAGAGAAGGTACTGGAAAAGCTGAAAGAATGGGCACGCAAGCTCATAGAGACGTTGCTAGGGCCGGAGGCTGAACCAGAACCGGAACCGATACCAATACCAGTAAACGAGCGATCGCGCCAGCGCCGCTAACACAATTGAATTAATAGTAAAACTTTGCTTCAGCTAAGTATTTTGGTACTGCACGGGCCAAACATTAACCTGCTGGGAAAACGAGAACCAGGGGTGTATGGCACGGTGACTTTGGATGAAATTAATCGCCTGTTAGTAGAGGAAGCTCAAAAGCTACAGGCGAAGGTTTATCCCTTACAGTCGAACCATGAAGGCGTCTTAGTCGATGCAATACATGATGCTGCGGGCAAGCACCAGGGAATTTTGATAAATGCTGGGGCGTATACTCATACGAGCGTGGCTATAAGAGATGCGATCGCGGCTGTTAACATTCCCACTGTAGAAGTGCATCTGAGCAACATTTATCGCCGCGAAGAATTTAGACATCATTCCTATATTGCACCAATTGCGATAGGTCAAATCAGCGGTTTTGGCGCGGATAGTTACACTCTGGGATTGCAAGCGTTAATTAACCACCTGAGAAAGTTACAAGGATGAGTGGTTTATAGTTGTGATTTGCCATTTCCGGCTCTTACTTGGGAATTGCGATTAATTTGACCGTCGCTGTTAGGTGAGTTACCAAACATAACCGTATAAATCTCGGTAGGTATCTCAATTCCAGCTTGTTGCAAAGCTTCTTTAATCGCCTGATTGGCCAGCGATGTGGTCTTCATAAATTGCAAACGCTGGGAATTTACCCAAAAGCGCACTTCCAGGGTGACATTGCCAGTAGCCAGTTCCCGTACGAGGACTTCTGGTACTGGTTGTTCTTGGACGCCTTTAACCTTGACGACCGCATCGAGGATGATCTGTTGTGCGGTGGAAATGTCCGCAGCATAGGCAATACCAACGCTGACGGAACTGCGCCTATAAGGGAATGCGGTGTTATTTATGATGCTGGCTTGGAAGACATCTTGATTGGGGATGTAAACCTTGCGACCGTCGTATGTATTAATTGTTGTCGCCCGCAGTTGAATTTGGGTAATTGTGCCTTCGTATTCTTTGATTACAACTTGATCGCCCAGGCGGAAGGGTCGGGCAGCAAGTAAAATCATCCCAGAGATGTAGTTACTAAAAACATCTTTGAAACCAAAGCCGATAGCTACGCTGGTTAGCCCCAGCGCTCCCAACAAGGCTCCAAAGTCAAGTCCTAAGACTCCCAGCGCGACGACAGAACCAATCACCCAGACTCCGCCATAACCCAGTCGCGCCATGAGGATTTCGGTGCTGCGATCGCCTTCTGTTTGATGCGCCCATCGCAAGGCGACGTAACCGACGCCCTTGGCGAAGCTCCAAGTGAGAAAAATCACAACAATCGCCCCTAAAATTGAGGGCAACCTGCTGATGGTGTCCTCCACCAAATCGCTCACAGTAAGGTATAGCCGCTGTCCAACATCAAGGGCTAGAGACGGTTTGTTAAAAGCTCTATTTAATTGATCTGCCCACTTCTGGGCTAAAACTTCAACAGACATACCGAAGTCGCGGGCGTCCTGTTGGGTGACAGTCATCAAAACTCGATTATTTAGTTGTAGAGTGGCAATTTTGCGGGTATTGTCAAGTTTTACAGTAACTTCGCCTAAAGATTCAGGTTGCTCAATTAGGCTGGCAATGCGTCGATTGATGATTTGCGATCGCTCTAATGCACCAATTCCCGACAAGCTACCCACTTGAAATACTGGGCGTCCTCTGACGATAATATCGGCAAAATATTGTTCTTCTGAAGCAACTCTCAGCCGTGCTGTGTTCGGCTTTGGTTCGCTTAATGTATTCGGCTGCTGTGTAAACCCAGCGTTGGCGGTAGTGAATAAAATGCCGCTGATTACTAAACTGCCGAACCAATGTATTGCGTGCCGAGGTTTCATTTCTATTCCGAGGAACGATCCACCTTAGAATAAACCTACTAGCTGGTGTATGAGTTCTGGCTGTAGATAGGGAATTTTCTTCTGAATTTGTATAACAGAAGATTGGCGCGATCGCGCCAATCTATTTTTACCCCTATCGAGAGAAGTAATTTTCCGCCGCGTTAAGTATAGGGGCTTTTAATAATTTTTTTCACCACTTTACACTTAAATCTTAAATTAATATCTCTAAATAAATTTTTTCGTGATTAAGCAAGAGCAACAGTTTAATGTTTAAGCGGCAATTGGTAGTAGGTAGTAATTAAGGTGGGCATTGGCCGAACCATAAATGGTCAAAAGCCCTAAAACGCATAGCTTGTCTTTTTTTGGCATGACAGCCTACGTTCCTTCGCTCTGACTGAAAAGGCCTTTTATTTGCTGATTAGCCTGATTCTACCTATTACCAATTAGCCATTACCAAGCCTATTTTTCTTCTACATACATTGGAGGCTCTATTGCAAAATTATTAATCTGTCCAGCCTCATCAATGACATAGCCATCCGTAGTGTGAAGATCGGTCTCTTCTTCTTGGGCTTGGAAAGCCTCAAGTTGCTTTACGTTTTGGTCTACATCAACATTAGAGGGAATCAGCTCATCTGGGGCATTGACTCCAATTGTTTGTGCCAGTTGAACTCCAAAATGATTGTTTCCTGGCGCACCTCGTCCGGGTTCGGCTTCTCTGGGATCTTCTGGCAAAACTTGGTTTTCTTCGTTGGGCATAAAATTTAAGCTCCTTTTTCTTATGTAATGAAGGTAGCCCAGTTAGTATCGAACTTTGCTCTTTCTGCGGGATTAAATTGCTACTAGGGACAGGAAGAAATTTAGGAGAAAGGCAAGCATTTTTATTGGGTTGCAGCGATGGGGCGGGCAAACCCAACCGCTGCTTACTTAGAAAAGAGGCTTCTTAGACACTAAGGAATTGCAATTGCTTAAACATCTTTCCCTGGAAGTAGCGCACCCAAGAGGGATGCAGCTCCCAAAACCGCAGCAGCGATCGCGCCCCACTTGAACGGCGGATTCTTATCGAACCAGTCACTGATGGCTGGTATCTCCAAGTTGTTAAAATCTCCCTGAACTCTGTCGTAACCTTCGATAGGCTCGAACACATTGTTGGGCGCGTCTTCTGATTTCGGCTCGTCGGTGTGCTGTCCTGCGAAGCCGACAAGCATCAAAATACTATCTGCCAACGCTGGCGAAATCCGCTGTACTATATCGATAGCCTTGCCGACATCCCCGACAATAAAATCTCTCGTCGGGTTCTCGGCGACGTAGAGAATGGCGTCGGCGACAAGGCTCGGATCGTAGTAGGGTGGTACTCCAGTTGGCTTCACGCCTATCTTGGTGCGAACTTTATTGTAGTATGGCGTGTTAATCACCGAAGGCATTATGTTAGTGACGCTGATGGGCCATCCTTCATGTTGAAGTTCAAGGCGTAAGGCGTCGAGCATACCCTCAACGCCGTGCTTTGACGCAGAATAAGGGCTTTGGTAGGGTACTGAGCGTCTAGCTTCAACTGAGGAGATGTGGATCAGCGCCCCGCGTCCCTCACGCTTAAGATGGGGCAGTGCAGCCATTGCACCGTAAGCCTGTCCTGTTAGGTTAACGTCGATGACGCGCCTAAATTCTTCTGGGGTTATTTTGTCGAAGGTGGCGATTACTCCTGTAGCGGCGGCGTGTACCCAGGTATCGAGTCGCCCGTAAACTTCAACGGCTTTATCTGCGATCGCTTGTACTTGTTCAAAATTACTTACGTCCGCAATTACTGCGATCGCGTCGCCGCCAGCGCTGCGAATCTCGTTCACCAATGACTCTAGCGCCGACTGAGTGCGAGCGGCTACTACCACTTTCGCCCCCCGCGAAGCAAACTGCTTCGCCGTCTCCCGCCCGATTCCGCTGGATGCGCCAACGACGGCGACGACTTGCTGATTAATTGGCTTCAGTTGCATTGCTGCTGCTCCTTAAAGT
This genomic interval carries:
- a CDS encoding superoxide dismutase — its product is MAFELPPLPYDQDALEPSGMSARTLEFHYGKHHATYVNTLNNLVKDTELADKSLEEIIKATFKDPSKAGVFNNAAQVWNHTFYWNGIKPNGGGSPSGELADKINASFGSLDKFKEEFKNAGATQFGSGWAWLIKDGDTLKVTKTPNAENPLAHGQSALLTMDVWEHAYYLDYQNSRPNFMQNYVDHLINWDFVAQNLANAA
- a CDS encoding TIGR00725 family protein gives rise to the protein MGKIIMGVMGPGANASETDLQNAYQLGQLIAQEGWVLLTGGRNAGVMDAANKGAKAANGLTVGILPNNDTNNISEAVDIAIVTDMGNARNNINVLSSNVVIACGMGAGTASEVALALKGNKQVILLTDSEESKLFFRSLSADNIFIAKTAKAAIKIVKELLTH
- a CDS encoding SDR family oxidoreductase is translated as MQLKPINQQVVAVVGASSGIGRETAKQFASRGAKVVVAARTQSALESLVNEIRSAGGDAIAVIADVSNFEQVQAIADKAVEVYGRLDTWVHAAATGVIATFDKITPEEFRRVIDVNLTGQAYGAMAALPHLKREGRGALIHISSVEARRSVPYQSPYSASKHGVEGMLDALRLELQHEGWPISVTNIMPSVINTPYYNKVRTKIGVKPTGVPPYYDPSLVADAILYVAENPTRDFIVGDVGKAIDIVQRISPALADSILMLVGFAGQHTDEPKSEDAPNNVFEPIEGYDRVQGDFNNLEIPAISDWFDKNPPFKWGAIAAAVLGAASLLGALLPGKDV
- a CDS encoding competence/damage-inducible protein A, with product MSAEIICVGTELLLGDILNTNAQFLAQQLATLGIPHFYQTVVGDNPERIKQVIDIALNRNSQILIFTGGLGPTPDDLTVETIADFFGVGLVEKPEIIEDILRKYASRDREMTPSNRKQALIPEGAEILPNPGGTAPGIIWRVGGATILTFPGVPSEMQRMWQETAVPYLKSQGWGKDIIYSRSLKFWGIAESALAEKVDAFLNMQNPTVAPYAGMGEVRLRVSALAKSEEEAQQLIEPVAQQLQQIGGLNYYGADDDTLASVVGSLLQAEGETLAVAESCTGGGLGSMLTAVSGSSNYFWGGVISYDNKVKISMLGVNPEDLAQSGAVSETVAKQMAQGVRSRLSTTWGLSITGIAGPGGGSETKPVGLVYIGLAGPDDYVESVKYQLGQQRDRASIRLVAACNALDQLRRKLLARSLSSR
- the aroQ gene encoding type II 3-dehydroquinate dehydratase, with the translated sequence MLQLSILVLHGPNINLLGKREPGVYGTVTLDEINRLLVEEAQKLQAKVYPLQSNHEGVLVDAIHDAAGKHQGILINAGAYTHTSVAIRDAIAAVNIPTVEVHLSNIYRREEFRHHSYIAPIAIGQISGFGADSYTLGLQALINHLRKLQG
- a CDS encoding type I restriction enzyme HsdR N-terminal domain-containing protein codes for the protein MVQAVGITEAITSLNEAHDKLNLSQSTDNHFFREWFEGLPELTEQEKESLNGLKNRYLYHAADGAITEGTINIIMLSPLLELVQLCDPPFKIKGEASVKVELEDEDVVLQGRIDALVVQNQFWVVVIEAKRYGFTASFAIPQALAYMMANPHSERPTFGMVTNGQHYIFIKLTAQEKQYALSDEFTISKRSNNELYEVLRVMKQIAGAIA
- a CDS encoding mechanosensitive ion channel family protein; protein product: MKPRHAIHWFGSLVISGILFTTANAGFTQQPNTLSEPKPNTARLRVASEEQYFADIIVRGRPVFQVGSLSGIGALERSQIINRRIASLIEQPESLGEVTVKLDNTRKIATLQLNNRVLMTVTQQDARDFGMSVEVLAQKWADQLNRAFNKPSLALDVGQRLYLTVSDLVEDTISRLPSILGAIVVIFLTWSFAKGVGYVALRWAHQTEGDRSTEILMARLGYGGVWVIGSVVALGVLGLDFGALLGALGLTSVAIGFGFKDVFSNYISGMILLAARPFRLGDQVVIKEYEGTITQIQLRATTINTYDGRKVYIPNQDVFQASIINNTAFPYRRSSVSVGIAYAADISTAQQIILDAVVKVKGVQEQPVPEVLVRELATGNVTLEVRFWVNSQRLQFMKTTSLANQAIKEALQQAGIEIPTEIYTVMFGNSPNSDGQINRNSQVRAGNGKSQL
- the ppk1 gene encoding polyphosphate kinase 1 — translated: MAKHKKTATELNLRDPQYYISRETSWLEFNSRVLHEAIDPRTPLLERLKFMAIFSSNLDEYFMVRVAALKEQLEAKVSKLTADGRTPGEQLEIISSRLRPLVIQQHQHFEQALRRQLSAKGIHIVDYVDLNQEQRTYLQNYFDQQIFPVLTPLAIDPSHPFPYISNLSLNLAVVVKEPETGEELFARIKVPKTLPRFMALPEELRQQFYDRPCVWTGVPLEQAIAHNLESLFPGMNIQEYHPFRITRDTDLELEEDEADDLLLAIEQELRKRRIGGSVVRMELQSSMPEAVRGMLMREMGISDREVYEIDGLLGLGDLMSLMELPLPELKDPAWTPGIPPRLRRMNDPDDDEGEDFFSLIRQRDLMVHHPYHSFVATVQRFITQAAHDAKVLAIKMTLYRTSGDSPILNALIAAAANGKQVAVLVELKARFDEENNINWARKLEQAGVHVVYGLVGLKTHTKVVLVVRREDDRIRRYVHVGTGNYNHRTARIYTDLGLISCREELGADLTDLFNYLTGYSRQRSYRKLLVAPVNMRDRFLGLIHREIDCAHNGQHARIVAKMNALVDPQMIAALYEASRAGVQIDLIIRGICCLRPGVEGISENIRVMSIVGRFLEHSRIYYFHNGGQEEVYIGSADWMTRNLDRRVEAIAPIEDPEMSKDLQEILGVMLADNRQSWDLQPDGRYLQRRPTEESPEQNAQKILMEMANS
- a CDS encoding 4-hydroxybenzoate solanesyltransferase, with protein sequence MVTTPQPQSEPTWLTIIRLLRWDKPAGRLILMIPALWAVFLAARGTPPLPLVGVIVLGTLATSAAGCVANDLWDRNIDPQVERTRSRPLASRALSVRTGIVVGLIALICAGVLALYLNQLTFWLCVAAVPVILFYPSAKRVFPVPQLVLAIAWGFGVLISWTAVTARLEEPMWILWGATVFWTLGFDTVYAMSDREDDKRIGINSSALFFGKYAAEAVGVFFTCTVILLEWLAIVMDLKLGFWLALAIATTAWLWQYSRLSQKDIPRPVYAETFRQNVWIGFVLLAGIIIGCLP